A genomic region of Caenorhabditis elegans chromosome V contains the following coding sequences:
- the srt-29 gene encoding Serpentine Receptor, class T (Partially confirmed by transcript evidence), translated as MNNIFKYGSVSRIPLYNCSAHTPEEWSQRDGVRRPLYGIADMIYGLTFNMLYIPILSVLFEKENIKMSCFKIMIFLASVDMLALWVNSITTGFLAYQGAVFCTYPNLIYVTGMAGLGLWCCSCIIAMILVMNRLLDLSKSTLSTLIFEGNRTYLVMSFTILYGLYFVVFTPPIAFSSKYHTWFFDPLIFVNRTDEYANIPHGVNNFLVVGITCLLYVSFCLVLGKKLEQASNSGSSKSNKMSTQIFIQSAMICAINQVASIVYVIMNFIDVPFWLIIVGHSFWLFGHGAPAIIYLCLNKTIRNGILKKIGLRKSVAAVVTRDTNSGAFTKTN; from the exons atgaacaatattttcaagtaTGGCTCTGTTTCGCGAATTCCGCTCTACAATTGCAG cgctCATACCCCCGAGGAATGGTCTCAGCGGGACGGAGTACGTCGGCCGCTGTACGGGATCGCCGACATGATTTATGGGCTCACGTTTAAT ATGCTCTACATCCCGATTCTCTCGGTACTCTTTGAGAAAGAGAACATCAAAATGTCATGCTTCAAAATCATGATATTCTTGGCATCAGTTGATATGCTCGCACTTTGGGTCAACTCCATCACTACCGGATTTCTAGCATACCAGGGTGCCGTATTCTGCACCTATCCGAATTTGATCTACGTCACCGGCATGGCGGGCTTGGGACTTTGGTGTTGCTCGTGCATTATTGCAATGATTTTGGTGATGAATAGACTTTTGGATTTGTCAAAGTCGACGCTGAGCACGCTGATCTTCGAGGGAAACCGTACCTATTTGGTGATGAGCTTCACGATTCTCTATGGACTGTATTTTGTGGTTTTCACTCCGCCAATCGCGTTTTCATCGAAATATCACACTTGGTTTTTTGACCCATTGATTTTTGTCAACAGAACTGATGAG tacgCCAACATTCCACACGGAGTCAACAATTTCCTTGTGGTCGGTATAACTTGTCTCCTTTACGTCTCATTTTGTCTTGTGCTTGGAAAAAAGCTCGAACAAGCTTCAAATAGCGGAAGCTCTAAATCCAACAAAATGAGCACACAAATATTCATCCAATCTGCAATGATTTGTGCAATCAATCAGGTCGCTTCGATTGTCTACGTAATCATGAACTTCATAGACGTGCCGTTTTGGCTCATCATCGTCGGGCATAGCTTTTGGCTATTCGGTCATGGTGCACCTGCGATCATTTATCTTTGTCTGAACAAGACTATTAGGAATgggattttgaagaaaattggtcTCAGG aaatcagtTGCTGCAGTCGTCACACGAGATACCAACAGTGGTGCATTCACCAAGACTAActga